A window of the Paraburkholderia sp. ZP32-5 genome harbors these coding sequences:
- a CDS encoding sugar-transfer associated ATP-grasp domain-containing protein has protein sequence MLTNFEHIARRSAKRVAQYTFHWGHGAQARRVLQLLEKKYGKADPANLKLADTYASDVFGDAIYAPWLRVYTAFSGTFKEGWIPDNYYASVVVPHMKGWYGRISSLKPLTRLIFDGDAFPDIAYFANGLFFTADSVVVPQCDVKEMVFERVERVVFKLDGSRQGAGVHIFDRTNFDPQFIRSLGNGVIQKFIIQHPLFDAFASKAVATLRFTTVVDDTGDISIRACFLRLGRADDTHIKPDREVCVPVRLATGELGDEGYMSDWGATETHPDSGVRFAGITIPSFAQCVATVLRLHSKIPFARCVGWDLTVDADNRVQVMEWNGEHNDVKFSEATQGPCFSDLNWERLRAVRRASPRRSIA, from the coding sequence ATGCTAACAAATTTCGAGCATATCGCGAGACGATCCGCGAAGCGGGTCGCCCAGTACACATTTCATTGGGGGCACGGCGCGCAGGCGAGGAGGGTATTGCAGCTATTGGAAAAAAAGTACGGGAAGGCCGATCCGGCCAACCTGAAACTCGCGGACACGTATGCGTCCGACGTGTTCGGCGATGCGATCTACGCGCCGTGGCTTCGGGTCTACACCGCGTTTAGCGGCACCTTCAAGGAAGGCTGGATTCCGGACAACTACTATGCAAGCGTCGTGGTGCCGCATATGAAGGGCTGGTACGGCAGGATATCGAGTCTGAAGCCGCTGACGCGGTTGATCTTCGATGGTGACGCTTTTCCGGACATTGCCTATTTCGCCAATGGTCTGTTCTTCACGGCCGACAGTGTCGTGGTGCCGCAGTGCGACGTGAAAGAGATGGTTTTCGAACGCGTGGAGCGGGTAGTTTTCAAGCTCGACGGCTCGCGCCAGGGCGCGGGCGTTCATATCTTCGACAGAACGAATTTCGATCCCCAGTTCATCCGGTCGCTCGGTAATGGGGTGATACAGAAATTCATCATTCAACATCCGCTATTCGATGCGTTTGCATCCAAAGCGGTGGCGACGCTGCGTTTTACGACCGTGGTGGACGACACTGGCGATATTTCGATTCGCGCGTGTTTTCTGCGCCTCGGCAGGGCGGATGACACGCATATCAAGCCCGATCGCGAAGTCTGCGTGCCGGTCAGGCTCGCGACTGGCGAGCTAGGCGATGAAGGCTATATGAGCGATTGGGGCGCGACGGAAACGCATCCGGATTCAGGCGTGCGTTTTGCGGGTATCACGATTCCATCATTTGCGCAGTGCGTGGCGACCGTGCTCCGGCTGCACAGCAAGATTCCATTTGCGCGCTGCGTGGGCTGGGACCTGACTGTCGATGCGGACAATCGCGTGCAGGTGATGGAGTGGAACGGCGAGCACAACGATGTGAAGTTCAGCGAAGCCACGCAAGGTCCGTGCTTTTCGGATCTGAACTGGGAACGGCTTCGGGCCGTGCGCCGAGCTTCGCCCCGCAGATCAATAGCCTGA
- a CDS encoding undecaprenyl-phosphate glucose phosphotransferase, producing the protein MRLLTGLLARLFDVAMIVAGACAASQIRFDGGSQRGFYFAFVAFAAAFALALFPALGVYESWRGRSKRALASHVALGWLLVQCCAMVLMFSLHRIDFVSRLWFAYWTGISGIAMMAGRLVTHALLGRMRYAGMNLQQVAVAACGDHCDEVIRKIAMAPAAGFRANALYSLSPGCNIAMRSAVQVFEEHDAFARYVREHNIGEVWLALPLTEERAILKLVAEFRNDLINIRFMPDVRALALFEGSMTDLLGLPTINLAASPLPPNALLKKELFDRLFALGALMAISPILLGCAIAVKLSSPGPVFFKQRRKGADGRVFTIYKFRTMRLHEQKPGILEQATRGDPRITAVGAFLRRTSLDELPQFFNVLRGDMSVVGPRPHAIEHDDLYQNIVSGYIHRYRIKPGITGWAQINGFRGETDRLEKMEGRVAHDLYYLKNWSFWLDVKIILATIFKGLHHPNAY; encoded by the coding sequence ATGCGATTGCTGACGGGTCTACTGGCAAGATTGTTCGACGTCGCGATGATCGTGGCGGGGGCTTGCGCGGCCTCGCAGATCCGTTTCGACGGCGGCTCGCAACGGGGTTTCTATTTCGCGTTCGTGGCGTTTGCCGCGGCCTTCGCGCTCGCGCTCTTTCCGGCACTCGGCGTGTATGAATCGTGGCGCGGCCGCTCGAAGCGGGCATTGGCAAGCCATGTCGCGTTGGGTTGGTTGCTCGTGCAGTGCTGCGCGATGGTGCTGATGTTTTCGTTGCACCGGATCGATTTCGTGTCGCGTCTATGGTTTGCGTACTGGACCGGCATCTCCGGTATCGCGATGATGGCCGGCCGGCTGGTGACGCACGCATTGCTCGGCCGCATGCGCTACGCGGGTATGAATCTGCAGCAGGTTGCGGTGGCCGCGTGCGGCGATCATTGCGACGAGGTGATCCGCAAGATCGCGATGGCGCCGGCAGCCGGCTTTCGCGCGAATGCGCTGTATAGCCTGAGCCCTGGCTGCAACATCGCGATGCGCTCGGCGGTGCAGGTGTTTGAAGAACATGACGCTTTCGCCCGCTACGTCAGGGAGCACAACATCGGCGAGGTATGGCTCGCGTTGCCGCTAACCGAAGAGCGCGCGATTTTGAAGCTGGTTGCGGAGTTTCGCAACGACCTGATCAATATCCGCTTCATGCCTGACGTCCGCGCGCTCGCGCTGTTCGAAGGCAGCATGACCGATCTGCTCGGTCTGCCGACGATCAATCTCGCTGCTTCGCCGTTGCCACCGAATGCATTGTTGAAAAAGGAACTGTTCGACCGACTGTTTGCGCTCGGCGCGTTGATGGCGATCTCGCCGATCCTTCTCGGCTGCGCGATTGCGGTCAAATTGAGTTCGCCCGGCCCGGTGTTTTTCAAGCAGCGCCGCAAAGGGGCTGACGGCCGCGTATTCACGATCTACAAATTTCGCACGATGCGATTGCACGAGCAGAAGCCTGGCATTCTCGAACAGGCGACGCGAGGCGATCCACGTATTACTGCGGTCGGCGCATTTCTGCGCCGGACCAGTCTCGACGAGCTGCCGCAGTTCTTTAACGTGCTGCGCGGCGATATGTCGGTCGTGGGGCCGCGTCCTCACGCAATCGAACACGACGATCTTTACCAGAACATCGTGTCCGGCTATATCCATCGCTACCGGATCAAGCCGGGTATTACCGGGTGGGCGCAGATCAATGGATTCCGGGGCGAAACCGACCGGTTGGAAAAAATGGAGGGCCGCGTCGCGCACGATCTTTACTACCTGAAAAACTGGTCGTTCTGGCTTGACGTCAAGATCATTCTGGCAACGATCTTCAAGGGACTGCATCATCCAAACGCTTACTAA
- a CDS encoding mannose-1-phosphate guanylyltransferase/mannose-6-phosphate isomerase, translating to MDKVDAIAAATNVETTLSNSATVDSPPLVQVILAGGSGTRLWPVSREQFPKQLIDVIGNQTLLQATMGRMAGFEGAWDIAADPVIVCGAEHYFATYEQAREIGVNARIIVEPARRDTAPALTLAALSAYAENDDAILVAMPADHAIANLEALHQAIDLAASHAHKGAIVTLGVPPERPDTGFGYIRLGGALRDGARHIERFVEKPAAELAAQYVSSGNYWWNSGIFVVRASVWLTVIEQFQPDMHAACVHAWRNAKRTDECVMPEAGEFLNSPSDSIDYAVMEQLGKRGSNFTGVVVPLEAGWSDLGSWDAVWQAMEKDECGNASNGRVLFEGSSATYARSQGGRLLACVGTHNLVVVETDDAVLVADRSHVQDVKTLVSRIRSEKSPEADAHRKVRRPWGFYDSIDHGDRFQVKRIVVMPGGRLSLQMHHHRAEHWVVVSGTALVTRGEEQFLLGENESTFIPLGVCHRLENPGRVPLQIIEVQSGAYLGEDDIVRFDDKYGRCG from the coding sequence ATGGACAAAGTTGATGCAATAGCCGCCGCGACGAATGTCGAAACGACACTATCGAATTCGGCCACGGTCGATTCGCCGCCTCTCGTTCAGGTGATTCTCGCCGGCGGTTCCGGCACGCGGCTGTGGCCGGTGTCGCGCGAGCAGTTTCCCAAGCAGTTGATCGACGTGATCGGTAATCAGACGCTGCTGCAAGCAACGATGGGACGCATGGCGGGTTTTGAAGGCGCATGGGACATCGCGGCCGATCCGGTGATCGTGTGCGGCGCGGAGCATTATTTCGCCACTTACGAACAGGCGCGCGAGATCGGTGTGAATGCGCGCATCATCGTCGAGCCCGCGCGTCGCGATACCGCGCCCGCGCTGACGCTCGCCGCGTTGAGTGCCTACGCGGAAAACGACGACGCGATTCTGGTCGCGATGCCGGCCGATCATGCGATAGCGAACCTCGAAGCGCTGCACCAGGCGATCGATCTCGCGGCGAGCCACGCGCACAAGGGGGCGATCGTCACGCTCGGCGTGCCGCCCGAACGGCCCGATACAGGCTTCGGTTATATCCGGCTGGGCGGCGCATTGCGCGATGGCGCGCGCCATATCGAGCGCTTCGTCGAGAAACCGGCCGCTGAACTCGCGGCTCAGTACGTCAGCTCGGGCAATTACTGGTGGAACAGCGGCATCTTCGTGGTGCGCGCATCGGTGTGGCTCACGGTCATCGAGCAGTTCCAGCCCGACATGCACGCCGCTTGTGTTCACGCGTGGCGCAACGCGAAAAGAACTGACGAATGCGTGATGCCGGAAGCCGGCGAGTTCCTGAATTCGCCGTCGGACTCGATCGACTACGCGGTGATGGAACAACTCGGCAAGCGCGGCTCGAACTTCACCGGCGTGGTGGTGCCGTTGGAGGCTGGCTGGTCTGATCTGGGTTCGTGGGACGCGGTCTGGCAGGCGATGGAAAAGGACGAGTGCGGCAATGCATCGAACGGACGTGTGCTGTTCGAAGGCTCGAGCGCGACCTACGCGCGTTCGCAAGGCGGCAGGCTACTCGCCTGTGTCGGCACCCACAATCTGGTTGTGGTCGAAACCGACGACGCGGTGCTCGTTGCGGACCGCTCGCACGTGCAGGACGTCAAGACGCTGGTCTCGCGTATCCGCAGCGAGAAATCGCCGGAGGCCGATGCGCATCGAAAAGTGCGTCGCCCATGGGGCTTTTACGATTCGATCGATCACGGCGACCGCTTTCAGGTGAAGCGCATCGTCGTGATGCCGGGTGGACGGCTGTCGTTGCAGATGCACCATCACCGCGCGGAACACTGGGTGGTCGTGAGCGGCACCGCGCTGGTCACACGGGGTGAAGAGCAGTTTCTGCTCGGCGAGAACGAATCGACCTTCATCCCGCTGGGCGTGTGCCACCGGCTCGAAAACCCGGGCCGCGTACCGTTGCAGATCATCGAAGTTCAGTCCGGCGCCTATCTCGGCGAAGACGACATCGTCCGTTTCGACGACAAGTACGGGCGCTGCGGCTAA
- a CDS encoding O-antigen ligase family protein — translation MAYISLLALFLTVTNLVPISAIGFVPLLFCWWRFVGRSYPSFIAPLTAFTAFAIVSTLLYNPQSFLEFDFYRRDGNFFISYAPIFAGCLYAHRWDLNKVLRAFFTFAVIVNLPMYAYYIAQNGLLSIFVNPNDSFGSYFIARNAAGGFFAMLFSLGVACYLQKRSKWTLALIGCNALMLFSTYSRGSLLGALAVLPYLYFGRKRWVLASLIAIMLVASVSIALYHTDPTVDYMGYTFSIHNQDAKVANLNIRYEWLWPRALTYFEQSPIVGLGFGSFDDHIGTLASYFHLFSVPSNIVVEHSDSHAHNSYLNILAELGVVGLMLMLAFYWKLIEWSKQGAAFSALADGGRNFAAYRFVEIASICLLVMSATEHRLVTPSNVLILSLVISLLIAARPLASRVPAFDPRVPRKAATTVVAQRPSQGVTSAR, via the coding sequence ATGGCCTATATCTCGCTGCTCGCTCTGTTTCTGACCGTCACCAATCTGGTGCCGATCAGTGCGATCGGGTTTGTCCCGCTGCTGTTCTGCTGGTGGCGCTTCGTCGGCCGCAGCTATCCTTCTTTTATCGCGCCGCTGACGGCCTTCACTGCGTTCGCGATCGTTTCGACGCTGCTCTACAATCCGCAATCTTTCCTCGAATTCGATTTTTACCGCCGCGATGGCAATTTCTTCATTTCGTATGCACCCATTTTTGCCGGCTGTTTGTATGCGCATCGCTGGGATCTGAACAAAGTACTTCGCGCATTCTTCACATTCGCGGTGATCGTCAATCTGCCGATGTACGCGTACTACATTGCGCAAAATGGTCTGCTGAGCATCTTCGTGAATCCGAATGACAGCTTCGGCAGCTATTTCATTGCCCGCAACGCCGCCGGCGGCTTCTTTGCGATGCTGTTCAGTCTGGGCGTGGCCTGCTACCTGCAAAAGCGCAGCAAATGGACGCTCGCGCTAATCGGCTGCAATGCGTTGATGCTGTTTTCCACCTATAGCCGCGGCTCGCTGCTCGGCGCGCTGGCGGTATTGCCGTATCTGTATTTCGGCCGCAAGCGCTGGGTACTGGCGTCGCTGATCGCGATCATGCTGGTCGCCTCGGTATCGATCGCGCTTTACCATACCGACCCGACCGTCGATTACATGGGCTATACGTTCTCGATCCACAATCAGGACGCGAAGGTGGCCAATCTGAACATCCGCTATGAATGGCTGTGGCCGCGTGCGCTGACCTATTTCGAACAGAGCCCGATTGTCGGTCTCGGCTTCGGCTCATTCGACGATCACATCGGCACGCTTGCATCGTACTTTCATCTGTTCAGCGTGCCGTCGAACATCGTGGTCGAACATAGCGACTCTCACGCGCACAACTCGTATCTGAACATCCTCGCGGAGCTCGGCGTGGTCGGCTTGATGTTGATGCTTGCTTTCTACTGGAAGCTGATCGAATGGAGCAAGCAGGGGGCGGCATTTTCCGCGCTGGCTGACGGGGGTCGAAACTTTGCGGCTTATCGCTTCGTCGAGATTGCGTCGATCTGCCTGCTGGTGATGTCGGCGACCGAACACCGGCTGGTCACGCCGTCGAATGTTCTGATTCTTTCTCTGGTCATCTCGCTGCTGATCGCAGCGCGACCGCTCGCATCAAGGGTGCCCGCGTTCGATCCGCGGGTGCCGCGCAAGGCGGCGACCACTGTCGTCGCGCAGCGCCCGTCTCAGGGCGTGACGTCGGCAAGGTGA
- a CDS encoding glycosyltransferase family 4 protein, giving the protein MKVAIVHDWLVVSAGAEKVLKNIIECFPDADIFSIVDFLEDRECVKGKSVNTSFIQRMPFARRRYRAYLPLMPIAIEQIDLSAYDLVISSSHAVAKGVLTGPNQVHISYIHSPIRYAWDLQHQYLRESHLDRGLRSALARVLLHYIRGWDARSANGVDYLVANSQFIARRIRKAYQRDATVIYPPVDLANMKLGTQKEDFYVTASRMVPYKRIDLIVQAFSQTPERKLVVIGDGPEMKKVRAVAGDNVQILGHQPSDVLIDHLRRARAFVFAAEEDFGISVVEAQACGTPVIAFGRGGALESVVGLPLERATGVFFGEQTTDSLLEAVSHFESNRDAFDPRQCRKNAERFSTENFKKALTSFVDSRLPYACVEQFLPYQASEPLSVERHLADVTP; this is encoded by the coding sequence GTGAAAGTCGCTATTGTTCACGATTGGCTGGTAGTGTCGGCGGGCGCCGAAAAAGTATTGAAGAACATCATCGAGTGCTTCCCCGATGCGGACATCTTCTCGATTGTCGATTTTCTCGAAGACCGCGAGTGCGTGAAGGGAAAGTCCGTCAATACATCGTTCATCCAGCGGATGCCGTTTGCGCGAAGGCGTTATCGCGCCTATCTGCCATTGATGCCGATTGCGATCGAGCAGATCGATCTGTCTGCCTACGACCTCGTCATTTCCAGCTCGCACGCGGTGGCAAAAGGCGTGCTGACCGGGCCGAACCAGGTGCATATCAGCTACATTCATTCGCCGATCCGCTATGCGTGGGACCTGCAGCATCAATACCTGCGGGAATCGCATCTGGACCGAGGCCTGCGCTCGGCGCTCGCCAGGGTACTGCTGCATTACATTCGCGGCTGGGATGCGCGTTCGGCGAATGGCGTCGATTACCTGGTCGCCAATTCGCAATTCATTGCCCGGCGAATTCGCAAAGCGTATCAACGCGATGCGACGGTGATCTATCCGCCGGTCGATCTGGCGAATATGAAGCTCGGCACGCAGAAGGAAGATTTCTATGTAACGGCGTCGCGCATGGTGCCTTACAAACGTATCGATCTGATCGTGCAGGCGTTTTCACAAACGCCGGAGCGCAAGCTCGTCGTGATCGGCGACGGTCCCGAAATGAAGAAGGTCAGAGCGGTTGCCGGTGACAACGTGCAAATCCTCGGACATCAACCGTCCGATGTTCTGATCGACCATTTGCGCCGCGCTCGTGCATTCGTATTCGCGGCCGAGGAAGATTTCGGCATTTCGGTGGTGGAAGCACAGGCGTGCGGCACGCCGGTTATTGCGTTCGGCAGGGGCGGTGCGCTCGAATCGGTCGTGGGCCTGCCGCTCGAGCGTGCTACCGGAGTATTTTTTGGCGAGCAGACTACCGATTCGCTGCTCGAAGCGGTGAGCCACTTCGAGAGCAATCGCGACGCTTTCGATCCGCGCCAGTGCCGCAAGAATGCCGAGCGCTTTTCAACGGAGAACTTCAAGAAGGCGCTGACCAGTTTCGTCGATTCGCGCCTTCCCTACGCGTGTGTCGAACAGTTTCTGCCGTATCAGGCGAGCGAGCCGCTATCGGTCGAACGTCACCTTGCCGACGTCACGCCCTGA
- a CDS encoding oligosaccharide flippase family protein encodes MDRRARANVIAFVYGGYLMRYVYLIIVVPFYGRVLGVAEYGRVLASMSLMNVIWMLVSYGFTFVGMREVSKAHSAQECNQIYSLHVSARLLLAAGGAVIGVVATLSSPVLSERPLIGLLATVLGIVSALNLGWLFQGRQYFRTPIMIEVFGFAVSLVLVLTFVKGPGDAVWVLASLLIAGIASSIISYGLTTWQLGLPRLSLSGVAPLVRSSTMLFCYSSGSVVLTASSTYLLTLLSTPAEVGYFGAAERFATIGLSLMGPAAQVFIPTITRQLSLGDKDGARVTTRHGATLLLGYGLLAFCGALALSPFVLPLILGPAFEPSAHVLQIFAWMFPFAAFNEFVAFYVFVPRKKDRLLAICGVASGLVNLCSALALAPHFGAIGMACARVIGEGTLAMILLGVMIRLELIGLVPGAERALGRVRMAFGLRAQAPAGKDD; translated from the coding sequence ATGGATAGACGAGCACGCGCCAACGTCATCGCGTTTGTGTACGGCGGATACCTGATGAGGTACGTGTACCTGATCATCGTGGTGCCGTTTTATGGCCGCGTGCTTGGCGTCGCCGAGTACGGACGGGTCCTTGCGTCGATGTCGCTGATGAACGTGATCTGGATGCTCGTCAGCTACGGATTCACGTTCGTCGGCATGCGCGAGGTATCGAAAGCGCACTCGGCGCAGGAATGCAACCAGATCTACTCGCTGCACGTCAGCGCGAGGTTGCTACTGGCCGCGGGCGGCGCCGTGATCGGCGTCGTGGCGACGTTGAGTTCGCCGGTACTATCCGAGCGGCCGCTGATCGGCCTGCTCGCGACCGTGCTCGGCATCGTGTCGGCACTGAATCTGGGCTGGCTGTTTCAGGGGCGTCAGTACTTTCGAACCCCGATCATGATCGAGGTGTTCGGCTTCGCGGTCAGCCTCGTGCTGGTGCTGACTTTCGTCAAAGGTCCGGGCGACGCGGTATGGGTGCTTGCGAGTCTGCTGATTGCTGGCATAGCGTCGTCGATCATTTCATATGGGCTGACGACGTGGCAGCTTGGCCTGCCGCGTCTGAGCTTATCGGGCGTCGCGCCGCTCGTGCGCAGCTCGACGATGCTGTTCTGCTATTCATCCGGCTCAGTGGTGCTCACCGCATCGTCGACCTATCTGTTGACGCTATTGTCCACGCCCGCTGAGGTCGGTTATTTCGGCGCGGCCGAGCGCTTCGCGACGATCGGACTGAGTCTGATGGGCCCAGCGGCTCAGGTCTTTATTCCGACGATAACCCGGCAACTCTCGCTCGGCGACAAGGACGGCGCGCGCGTGACGACGCGTCACGGCGCGACGCTACTTCTCGGCTATGGACTGCTGGCTTTTTGTGGCGCGCTGGCGCTGTCGCCTTTCGTGCTGCCTTTGATTCTGGGTCCCGCATTCGAACCGAGTGCGCATGTGCTGCAGATATTCGCATGGATGTTTCCGTTCGCGGCCTTCAACGAGTTCGTCGCGTTCTATGTATTCGTGCCACGCAAGAAAGACCGGTTGCTCGCCATTTGCGGCGTGGCATCGGGGCTCGTCAATCTGTGCTCCGCACTGGCGCTGGCGCCGCATTTCGGCGCGATAGGCATGGCGTGTGCGCGGGTGATCGGCGAAGGTACGTTGGCGATGATTTTGCTAGGCGTGATGATCCGCCTCGAACTGATCGGTCTGGTGCCCGGCGCTGAGCGGGCACTGGGGCGGGTTCGCATGGCGTTCGGGCTTCGCGCTCAGGCACCGGCCGGCAAGGATGATTGA
- a CDS encoding glycosyltransferase family 2 protein, translated as MKQITIAICNYNYEHFLGAAIDSALAQDYPATKVMVIDDGSTDGSRALMESYGSRILSVCKENGGQVSAYNHAIGFIDSEFVIFLDSDDVLYPGAASEVMRLFENSAWAKVQFRLDVMDGDGQLTGAFVPHSEPPADCGKLLRGGWLYPSPPASGNAYRVSSLRRIFPVPEEGVNRYGADFYAIYGVALTGPIANLPKSLGGYRVHNADGESVSFANSEQPTKAPRAFNMRWAILRNIARDRLDIELPPGFLDFSHEKATFCSSLYRAKLLSRWSWMLHDSHNYLHTIVANPFWSLKKKLGTLVLSSLCLVPYSPLSDFAVRYIANPLARRRAAGR; from the coding sequence ATGAAACAGATCACCATTGCAATTTGCAATTACAACTACGAGCACTTTCTAGGTGCGGCGATCGACTCCGCGTTAGCGCAGGACTATCCGGCGACCAAGGTCATGGTGATCGACGATGGTTCGACCGATGGCTCCCGCGCGTTGATGGAAAGCTACGGCAGTCGCATTCTGTCGGTCTGCAAGGAAAATGGCGGACAGGTCTCCGCGTACAACCACGCGATCGGCTTTATCGATAGCGAATTCGTGATCTTTCTCGATTCGGACGACGTGCTCTACCCGGGCGCGGCGTCCGAAGTGATGCGACTATTTGAAAACAGCGCGTGGGCAAAAGTGCAGTTCCGTCTCGACGTGATGGACGGCGATGGCCAATTGACCGGCGCGTTCGTGCCGCACAGCGAGCCGCCGGCCGACTGCGGCAAGCTGTTGCGCGGGGGGTGGCTTTATCCGTCGCCGCCCGCGTCGGGCAATGCTTACCGTGTCAGTTCGCTGCGGCGGATCTTTCCGGTTCCCGAAGAAGGCGTGAATCGTTACGGCGCGGACTTTTACGCGATCTATGGCGTCGCGCTGACCGGGCCGATTGCTAACCTGCCGAAGTCTTTAGGTGGTTACCGCGTGCATAACGCCGACGGCGAATCGGTGTCGTTCGCGAACTCCGAACAGCCGACCAAAGCGCCGCGTGCGTTCAACATGCGTTGGGCGATCCTCAGGAACATTGCGCGGGACCGCCTCGACATCGAACTTCCACCGGGATTTCTGGACTTTTCGCATGAAAAAGCGACGTTCTGCTCGAGTCTCTATCGAGCCAAACTGCTGTCGCGCTGGAGCTGGATGTTGCATGACTCGCACAACTATCTGCACACGATCGTGGCGAATCCATTCTGGAGTCTGAAGAAAAAGCTCGGCACGCTCGTGCTTTCGAGTCTGTGTCTGGTGCCTTACTCGCCGCTGTCCGACTTCGCCGTGCGTTATATCGCCAACCCGCTCGCGCGTCGCCGCGCGGCCGGGCGCTGA
- a CDS encoding glycosyltransferase family 4 protein, with protein MTFAINGKFTSQPVTGVQRVAYELTRAMQMRAAHGDKPEVFMPRNAVAPGALLEPQRRFPWLRGTLWEQITLPFAARGITLLNLCNTNPLFKREQIVMVHDMAVYDVPQGFSRKFRWWYHVCFSMLPRTHSTILTVSAYSKTRICHHLKIDESRVNVVNPGADHLDRIVADPSVLTRLELDKDAYCVVVGSLDPRKNLHGVLDAIERLGHLGAVKFVIVGGKNPRIFNNDGADDHAAHSSQVVWAGFVSDGELKSLYENAGCLVFPSLYEGFGLPPLEAMYCGCPVIASARTSIPEACGDAAMYCDATSADDIAAKIEQMMSDADLRRRHRALGLRHAHEFRWERAAQKVLEIVYGQTGDRLTELAPRASTS; from the coding sequence ATGACGTTTGCAATCAACGGAAAGTTTACTTCGCAACCCGTCACGGGGGTTCAGCGCGTCGCGTATGAACTGACGAGGGCGATGCAGATGCGCGCGGCACACGGCGACAAGCCGGAGGTATTCATGCCGCGCAACGCGGTGGCGCCCGGGGCGCTGCTGGAGCCGCAGCGGCGTTTTCCGTGGCTGCGCGGCACGCTGTGGGAACAGATCACGTTGCCGTTTGCCGCGCGCGGCATCACGCTGCTCAATCTGTGCAATACGAATCCGCTATTCAAGCGCGAGCAGATCGTCATGGTTCATGACATGGCGGTCTATGACGTGCCTCAGGGCTTCTCCAGAAAATTCCGCTGGTGGTATCACGTGTGCTTCTCGATGCTGCCACGCACGCATTCGACGATCCTGACCGTATCGGCTTACTCGAAGACGCGCATCTGCCATCACCTGAAGATCGACGAATCGCGCGTCAACGTGGTGAATCCCGGTGCGGATCATCTCGACCGCATCGTCGCCGATCCGTCGGTGCTCACGCGTCTCGAACTGGATAAAGACGCTTATTGCGTCGTCGTGGGCAGTCTCGATCCGCGCAAGAACCTGCACGGGGTGCTCGACGCGATCGAGCGGCTCGGTCATCTGGGCGCGGTCAAATTCGTCATTGTCGGCGGCAAGAATCCGCGCATCTTCAATAACGATGGCGCGGACGATCATGCCGCGCATTCCAGCCAGGTCGTATGGGCGGGTTTCGTGTCGGATGGCGAATTGAAGTCGCTGTACGAGAACGCGGGCTGTCTGGTTTTCCCGTCGCTCTACGAGGGATTTGGCTTGCCGCCTCTGGAGGCGATGTACTGCGGCTGCCCGGTGATCGCTTCGGCGCGTACGTCGATACCGGAAGCGTGCGGCGATGCCGCGATGTACTGCGACGCGACGTCCGCCGACGACATCGCCGCGAAGATCGAGCAGATGATGAGCGACGCCGATCTGCGACGACGCCACCGCGCGCTCGGCTTGCGGCACGCGCACGAATTTCGCTGGGAGCGCGCGGCGCAGAAGGTTCTCGAAATTGTCTACGGGCAGACCGGCGACCGGCTGACCGAGCTGGCGCCGCGCGCGTCGACGAGCTAG